A segment of the Capsicum annuum cultivar UCD-10X-F1 unplaced genomic scaffold, UCD10Xv1.1 ctg73081, whole genome shotgun sequence genome:
tctctcaaatgGAAGAATCAGTTGAACAAAGAGTTGCGATTCTTGAAAAGGAGTCTGCTAATCACTCTGTGATGATGGCGACTTTTCTACAGGATTTTGATGCAGCAACAAACAGCATAAAAGAGGAGATTAAGATGCTCAAATATTTGTTTCCAAAGGTAATTAACTGTTGCTTACAAAATGTATTTCTTCatttatatgtaaaaataaataaataagttttttatttttgttcgcAGGAGGCAGGTGTTTCTGGTGAAAAAATTTCGATTCCCATTCCCAACTGTGACATCTATTTGATTTCTAACTTCCGTGACAGTTCGAATACCCATTTCAAGGGGTATTATGGTCGAGTTAAGTTAAACTTCATCTCCTCTGAAGCTGCGATGAGGTTGCAGTTGCAGCCACAAGTTGTTGAGCTCCAGTCACCCATCGAACTTGATTTGAAGATAGGTAAGTTGCCTATAAAAAATGTGTGCACCAATGTCGGCATTCGTGTGGGTGCGAGTCAGAAAGTCGTGAGAGCTGATTTCCACGTTATCCCTATGACGTGCGATTTCATTCTTGGTGATGCCTTCCTTGAAGTG
Coding sequences within it:
- the LOC124894325 gene encoding uncharacterized protein LOC124894325, whose product is MEESVEQRVAILEKESANHSVMMATFLQDFDAATNSIKEEIKMLKYLFPKEAGVSGEKISIPIPNCDIYLISNFRDSSNTHFKGYYGRVKLNFISSEAAMRLQLQPQVVELQSPIELDLKIGKLPIKNVCTNVGIRVGASQKVVRADFHVIPMTCDFILGDAFLEVVKVDRHGTWSVDFHYEGERNALTFVSNNTTFESVLIQKNLGNITRFFCLLS